In Halovivax gelatinilyticus, the following are encoded in one genomic region:
- a CDS encoding VOC family protein, which translates to MSVTLVRVASFFAIEFVAPIMFESEPDLDLRVRVDHVGIAVDDRETVATVLKLLGGDLIADEPADGFRWVQYELGDLSRIELIEPTADDTFLTEFLERNGPGLHHITFEVASIDDVVSHLDSHDVRVVDRADHEKYREAFLSPRSTGGILFQLMEYEPGYCDVYGEPGVGDDLLVDHSYVE; encoded by the coding sequence ATGTCGGTTACGCTCGTTCGCGTGGCTAGTTTCTTCGCGATCGAATTCGTTGCACCGATCATGTTCGAGAGCGAACCCGATCTGGATCTTCGCGTCCGCGTCGATCACGTCGGCATCGCGGTAGACGACCGCGAGACGGTCGCGACGGTCTTGAAACTGCTCGGCGGCGATCTGATCGCCGACGAACCGGCGGACGGCTTTCGCTGGGTCCAGTACGAACTCGGCGACCTGAGTCGCATCGAACTGATCGAGCCGACCGCGGACGACACGTTTCTCACCGAGTTCTTAGAGCGAAACGGCCCGGGCCTCCACCACATAACGTTCGAGGTCGCCTCCATCGACGACGTCGTCTCTCACCTCGACAGCCACGACGTCCGCGTCGTCGATCGTGCAGACCACGAGAAGTACCGGGAAGCCTTCCTCTCGCCGCGTTCGACGGGAGGGATCTTGTTCCAACTGATGGAATACGAGCCCGGTTACTGTGACGTCTACGGCGAACCGGGCGTCGGCGACGACCTCCTGGTCGATCACTCGTACGTTGAGTGA
- a CDS encoding PaaI family thioesterase, which yields MDDVSPEREAEIRDDAYCSLLGIELVAIGSGTATTELEVTDDHLNFHGIPHGGAINSLADAAFAAASNADGDDAFALETNVSYLEAVDVGTTLTATAERTHETRATGEYEVVVTAEGDRVATFRGRVYRP from the coding sequence ATGGACGACGTATCGCCCGAACGCGAAGCGGAGATTCGCGACGACGCCTACTGTTCGCTGCTCGGCATCGAACTGGTCGCTATCGGCTCCGGGACGGCCACGACGGAACTCGAGGTTACCGACGACCACCTGAACTTTCACGGGATCCCCCACGGCGGGGCGATCAACTCGCTCGCCGACGCCGCCTTCGCCGCCGCATCGAACGCGGACGGTGACGACGCGTTCGCCCTGGAGACGAACGTTTCCTACCTCGAGGCGGTCGACGTCGGGACGACGCTCACGGCGACGGCCGAGCGGACTCACGAAACCAGGGCTACCGGCGAGTACGAGGTCGTCGTGACGGCCGAAGGCGATAGGGTAGCCACGTTCCGCGGGCGCGTCTACCGACCCTGA
- the paaK gene encoding phenylacetate--CoA ligase PaaK translates to MYHDIETTPRDELEALQTERLQETVRHAYDSVDFYRDRLDAAGVSPDDIDSIDDVTSLPFTRKEHFKNQYPDGLFAVPNEDLRRIQASSGTTGKQKLVAYTESDLQVWKDVMARSLAAAGVDPADTFQNAYGYGLFTGGLGFHDGVEELGATVVPTGGGNTARQLEMLEDLGVDAIGCTPSYCLYLAEAAEERGLDIRDLPLSTVVIGAEPFTDPMREEIEAALDVTAIDIYGLSELIGPGVSIECAEAQDGMHVWEDHFYPEIVDPDTGEPLPDGERGELVLTSLTKEALPVLRYRTGDVTSLTRETCDCGRTAVRMDNISGRVDDLLIVRGVNVYASSVEEVMIDIEDVAPHYRIDLYRDGSLDTMEITVERHADADLSQEALRELIEDRLNDVLNVTVDELNVVPYGAIERHETGKVKRVFDHR, encoded by the coding sequence ATGTACCACGACATCGAAACCACGCCACGAGACGAACTGGAAGCGCTACAGACCGAACGATTGCAAGAGACGGTCCGGCACGCCTACGATTCCGTCGACTTCTACCGGGACCGACTCGACGCTGCGGGCGTCTCCCCCGACGACATCGACTCGATCGACGACGTCACGTCACTTCCGTTCACGCGGAAGGAACATTTCAAAAACCAGTATCCCGACGGACTGTTCGCCGTTCCGAACGAAGACCTCAGGCGGATTCAGGCCTCCTCCGGAACGACAGGCAAGCAGAAACTCGTCGCCTACACCGAGAGCGACCTCCAGGTCTGGAAAGACGTCATGGCCCGCTCGCTCGCGGCCGCCGGCGTCGATCCCGCAGATACCTTCCAGAACGCGTACGGATACGGCCTGTTCACCGGCGGACTGGGCTTTCACGACGGCGTCGAGGAACTCGGCGCGACCGTCGTTCCGACCGGCGGCGGGAACACGGCACGCCAGCTCGAGATGCTCGAAGATTTGGGCGTCGACGCGATCGGCTGTACGCCGTCGTACTGTCTGTACCTGGCAGAGGCGGCCGAAGAACGGGGACTCGACATTCGCGACCTACCGCTGTCGACCGTCGTCATCGGCGCGGAGCCGTTCACCGATCCGATGCGCGAAGAGATCGAAGCCGCACTCGACGTGACCGCGATCGACATCTACGGCCTCTCGGAACTCATCGGGCCCGGCGTCTCGATCGAGTGCGCGGAGGCCCAGGACGGAATGCACGTCTGGGAGGACCACTTCTATCCCGAGATCGTCGATCCCGACACGGGTGAGCCATTGCCCGACGGTGAACGGGGTGAACTCGTGTTAACCTCGCTCACCAAGGAGGCGTTGCCTGTCTTGCGCTACCGCACCGGCGACGTCACCAGTCTCACCAGAGAGACCTGCGATTGTGGACGAACCGCCGTACGGATGGACAACATCAGCGGCCGGGTCGACGACCTCCTCATCGTCCGCGGGGTCAACGTTTACGCGAGCAGCGTCGAGGAAGTTATGATCGACATCGAAGACGTCGCGCCACACTACCGCATCGATCTCTATCGCGATGGCTCGCTCGACACGATGGAGATCACCGTCGAACGCCACGCGGACGCCGATCTGAGCCAGGAGGCGCTTCGTGAGCTGATCGAAGATCGACTCAACGACGTGCTCAACGTCACCGTGGACGAACTCAACGTCGTTCCCTACGGCGCGATCGAGCGCCACGAGACCGGGAAGGTAAAACGCGTGTTCGATCACCGGTAA
- a CDS encoding ABC transporter ATP-binding protein, with protein sequence MTTGPVLELEHVDAGYGETQILRDVSLHVNEGEVVSLVGRNGAGKTTTLRSIMGIVEPTAGTITYHGEPIGHLDAVDTAKRGISLVPEERRIFPDLTVRENLELAAYGGASDRDGLSIGEVLDTFENLADRTNNAGSSLSGGEQQMLTIGRALVSGADLILLDEPTEGLAPYIVQDVVDAIRDLNERGITVMLVEQNVHVALELADRNYVLNQGEIVWNGRSRALEDDEDVLDTYLGITT encoded by the coding sequence ATGACGACCGGGCCGGTGCTCGAACTCGAGCACGTCGATGCGGGCTACGGCGAGACGCAAATCCTCCGAGACGTCTCCCTGCACGTAAACGAGGGAGAAGTCGTCTCGCTCGTCGGGCGCAACGGCGCCGGCAAGACGACGACGCTGCGATCGATCATGGGCATCGTCGAACCGACCGCGGGAACGATCACCTACCACGGCGAGCCGATCGGTCACCTGGACGCAGTCGATACGGCGAAACGAGGGATCTCGCTCGTTCCGGAGGAACGTCGGATCTTCCCCGATCTGACCGTTCGCGAGAACCTCGAACTCGCCGCTTACGGCGGCGCGTCGGACCGCGACGGGCTCTCGATCGGGGAGGTCCTCGACACGTTCGAAAACCTCGCCGATCGGACGAACAACGCAGGTTCGTCGCTTTCAGGTGGCGAACAGCAGATGCTCACGATCGGACGGGCCCTCGTGAGCGGCGCCGATCTCATCTTGCTCGACGAACCGACCGAGGGACTCGCACCGTACATCGTCCAGGACGTCGTCGACGCGATCCGGGACCTGAACGAGCGGGGAATCACGGTTATGCTCGTCGAGCAGAACGTCCACGTCGCCCTCGAACTGGCCGATCGAAACTACGTCCTCAACCAGGGTGAGATCGTCTGGAACGGGCGCTCTCGGGCGCTCGAAGACGACGAAGACGTCCTCGACACCTACCTGGGGATTACGACATGA
- a CDS encoding ABC transporter ATP-binding protein codes for MTVNATHHEPESDAEGILETDGLTKRFGAFTAVDGVDLSVRPGEFRSIIGPNGAGKTTLFNLLSGALPVSAGSVRFDGEDITDLPPQERVRRGMGRSFQILNIFGELDVRENVRVAAQSAHRDEYGFFESLFKPTDRYDAINDRTDDVLERVGLSSLAHEEAASLDYGGKRRLEIGMVLATDPKVVLFDEPTAGMSIEETDATIDLIQEVLADQTLLLIEHDIELVMELSDRITVLHQGAVIADGEPDTIAADEAVQDAYLGGMVE; via the coding sequence ATGACCGTGAACGCAACCCACCACGAACCCGAATCGGACGCAGAGGGGATCCTGGAAACCGACGGTCTCACCAAACGATTCGGCGCGTTCACCGCCGTCGACGGCGTGGACCTCTCGGTTCGCCCGGGCGAATTTCGAAGCATCATCGGACCGAACGGGGCCGGCAAGACGACGCTCTTCAACTTGCTATCTGGAGCACTGCCGGTGAGCGCTGGCTCGGTCCGATTCGACGGCGAGGACATCACCGACCTCCCGCCGCAAGAACGGGTCCGACGCGGCATGGGCCGATCGTTCCAGATTCTGAACATCTTCGGAGAGCTCGACGTTCGCGAAAACGTCCGCGTCGCGGCCCAGTCGGCCCACCGCGACGAGTACGGCTTCTTCGAATCGCTGTTCAAACCGACCGATCGGTACGACGCGATCAACGACCGCACGGACGACGTGCTCGAACGGGTTGGACTCTCCTCGCTGGCTCACGAGGAGGCGGCGTCCCTCGATTACGGCGGTAAACGCCGTCTCGAGATCGGCATGGTGCTTGCGACCGATCCGAAGGTCGTGCTGTTCGACGAACCAACAGCGGGGATGAGCATCGAGGAGACCGACGCGACGATCGACCTCATCCAGGAGGTGCTCGCCGACCAGACGCTGTTACTCATCGAACACGACATCGAACTCGTCATGGAACTCTCTGACCGCATCACGGTATTACATCAGGGTGCCGTCATCGCCGACGGTGAACCGGACACGATCGCCGCCGACGAGGCCGTTCAGGACGCCTATCTCGGGGGGATGGTCGAATGA
- a CDS encoding ABC transporter permease: MVVDSSHQLLAGGSVGWLDITPVTLELAPLLLGGFQQLLDGLTVGLVYVLLAAGLSVIFGVMHVINFAHGELFALGAFFAVSVMAATGSIFGGGMAFIAALVVAPIIVGIIGVGMERYAVQPLYGRNPLYHILLTFGFVIVINDLIYLFWGTGTRPPISRPDLISGHVTIAGANFSVYPFFIIIVGSAIALAVWALLEHTRFGLIIRAGAQDRQMVKNLGIGIDRYYSLVFGLGAALAAIAGIILSGRTGVNPDMGMSIIIPAFIIVVLGGLGSFKGAAVGGLLVGILQESILVPYFPAIESMVLFLLMIGILLVRPRGLFGTEFEEGGGDLLTGTRGGLLEDGTRLKLGVAMVGLLALAPLGAGWLYSTYYVTLLVRMLIWGLFALALDFVMGYTGLVSLGHALFWGLGAYVAAIVLINVTGSAFVAVAVALLVGAIIAWIVGYLSIRVHGVYFAMITLAFAELYYDMLYHLDGWVGREITGGSEGLFGFSTYYGIGGVGIELSDVGIFVGPISVAGTELFFYIVLAALVITFLVTRRMLQSPFGSVLMAIRENEERARFLGYNPTVYKRRAFVVSGTFATLAGSLYVLNSGAVFPDAAEWLKSGEVIVMVLLGGMGTLYGPIIGAFAFYGLEELFMDYTERWRLVLGITFILFVIFLPRGLVSLPEKLTPYLTNRGGPKPGTDAPADLQRGDGD, from the coding sequence ATGGTAGTCGACAGTTCACATCAGTTGCTCGCCGGCGGATCAGTCGGCTGGCTCGATATCACTCCCGTCACGCTCGAACTCGCACCGCTTCTACTCGGCGGCTTTCAGCAACTGCTGGACGGATTGACCGTCGGATTGGTGTACGTGTTGCTCGCCGCCGGCCTCTCCGTGATCTTCGGCGTGATGCACGTGATCAATTTCGCCCACGGCGAGCTGTTCGCACTCGGTGCCTTTTTCGCCGTCTCGGTGATGGCCGCGACCGGTTCGATCTTCGGCGGCGGTATGGCGTTCATCGCCGCGCTCGTCGTCGCTCCGATCATCGTCGGGATCATCGGGGTGGGTATGGAGCGATACGCCGTCCAGCCGCTGTACGGACGCAACCCGCTGTATCACATCCTGCTGACGTTCGGATTCGTCATCGTCATCAACGACTTGATCTACCTGTTCTGGGGAACCGGGACGCGACCACCGATCTCTCGACCGGACCTGATCAGCGGACACGTTACCATCGCCGGGGCCAATTTCAGCGTGTACCCCTTCTTCATCATCATCGTTGGATCCGCGATCGCTCTGGCCGTCTGGGCGCTGCTCGAACACACGCGATTCGGGCTCATCATTCGGGCCGGTGCCCAGGACCGACAGATGGTGAAGAACCTGGGAATCGGTATCGATCGGTATTACTCGCTGGTGTTCGGACTCGGCGCGGCGCTCGCGGCGATCGCCGGCATCATCCTGAGTGGTCGAACGGGCGTCAATCCGGATATGGGGATGAGTATCATCATCCCGGCGTTCATCATCGTCGTCCTCGGTGGACTCGGTAGCTTCAAAGGAGCGGCTGTCGGCGGACTACTCGTGGGGATTCTCCAGGAGTCGATTCTCGTGCCGTACTTCCCTGCGATCGAATCGATGGTCCTCTTTCTCCTGATGATCGGCATCTTATTGGTCCGTCCGCGGGGACTCTTCGGCACGGAATTCGAGGAGGGGGGTGGTGACCTCCTCACGGGAACCCGTGGAGGATTACTCGAAGACGGGACCCGACTCAAACTCGGCGTTGCGATGGTCGGGTTGTTGGCGCTTGCCCCGCTCGGGGCCGGGTGGTTGTACTCGACGTACTACGTCACCTTGCTGGTCAGGATGCTAATCTGGGGACTGTTTGCACTCGCGCTGGACTTCGTCATGGGCTACACCGGTCTCGTTTCACTGGGTCACGCCCTCTTCTGGGGACTCGGTGCGTACGTTGCGGCGATCGTGTTAATTAACGTGACCGGATCGGCGTTTGTTGCCGTCGCCGTGGCACTGCTCGTCGGTGCGATCATCGCGTGGATCGTCGGCTACCTGTCGATACGAGTTCACGGCGTGTATTTCGCGATGATCACCCTCGCGTTTGCGGAGCTGTATTACGATATGCTCTACCACTTAGACGGCTGGGTCGGTCGCGAGATTACCGGCGGCTCCGAGGGCCTGTTCGGATTTTCCACCTATTACGGCATCGGTGGCGTCGGGATCGAGCTGAGCGATGTCGGCATCTTTGTCGGTCCGATATCGGTGGCGGGAACCGAATTGTTCTTCTACATCGTTCTCGCGGCGCTCGTCATCACGTTCCTCGTTACGCGTCGCATGCTCCAATCGCCGTTCGGGAGCGTGTTGATGGCGATCCGGGAGAACGAAGAGCGCGCCCGATTCCTCGGTTACAACCCGACGGTCTACAAACGACGGGCGTTCGTCGTCAGCGGAACCTTCGCGACGCTCGCGGGTTCGCTGTACGTCCTCAATTCGGGGGCCGTCTTCCCCGACGCCGCCGAGTGGTTGAAGTCGGGCGAAGTGATCGTCATGGTCCTCCTCGGCGGTATGGGGACCCTGTACGGACCGATTATCGGCGCGTTTGCCTTTTACGGCCTCGAGGAACTCTTCATGGATTACACCGAACGGTGGCGGCTCGTTCTCGGGATCACGTTCATCCTGTTCGTGATCTTCCTCCCGCGAGGGCTCGTCTCTCTGCCCGAGAAGCTCACACCGTACTTGACGAATCGCGGTGGCCCCAAACCGGGAACGGACGCGCCGGCCGACCTTCAGCGAGGTGACGGTGATTGA
- a CDS encoding ABC transporter substrate-binding protein, protein MVLDSTNTRRRDLLRGAGALGAVGVSTLAGCIGDPNDDNGDDEDFDTVQFGVLEPFTGDFADLAEERHQGELLAIEHVNESDEFDFEIEFEDYDTQLNAEDGIQAANQAIERDGAQFLTGAISSSVALAINEVALENEVIYTPGAADVSITGSNCNEYVFRFETSTAQIAEVVAQWTAENLGGRVMYSLADYAYGHSVKEEFEGRMQNLTDEYEDVETVTPSEGATDFEAFITQLSGSADDADALVVGATGGHLIRFLLQAYERGLHDEIPIVTTTGSFAVVRGGAGEAAQGIYSGTRYVPGLETGTNPEFVSDYEDEYGAPPDNFSRVGYGSIMMVAQGIQAAGSRNPDTVRAELSGMSYESIFGDVTLRECDQQATNPVWMAENVAPDDGGDVADVELLTELDGDEAAPDCEDTGCEL, encoded by the coding sequence ATGGTGCTTGATAGCACAAACACACGGCGGCGAGATCTCCTCAGGGGCGCCGGGGCACTCGGTGCGGTCGGCGTTTCGACACTGGCGGGCTGTATCGGCGATCCGAACGACGACAATGGCGACGACGAAGACTTCGATACCGTTCAGTTCGGTGTCTTGGAGCCGTTTACGGGTGACTTCGCCGATCTCGCGGAGGAGCGCCATCAGGGTGAACTCCTCGCGATCGAGCACGTAAACGAGAGCGACGAGTTCGATTTCGAGATCGAGTTCGAGGACTACGACACCCAACTGAACGCGGAAGACGGCATCCAGGCGGCGAATCAAGCCATCGAACGCGACGGGGCGCAGTTTTTGACCGGCGCGATATCCAGTTCGGTCGCACTCGCGATCAACGAAGTTGCACTCGAGAACGAAGTGATCTACACCCCTGGCGCGGCGGACGTCTCGATCACGGGCTCGAACTGCAACGAGTACGTTTTCCGATTCGAGACGAGTACGGCCCAGATCGCCGAGGTGGTAGCCCAGTGGACGGCCGAGAACCTCGGCGGCCGGGTGATGTACTCGCTCGCCGATTACGCCTACGGTCACTCCGTCAAGGAGGAGTTCGAAGGCCGGATGCAGAACCTGACCGACGAGTACGAGGATGTCGAGACGGTAACGCCGAGTGAGGGGGCGACCGACTTCGAGGCGTTCATCACGCAGCTTTCGGGCAGCGCCGACGACGCCGACGCGCTCGTCGTCGGTGCGACCGGTGGTCACCTCATCCGGTTCTTACTTCAGGCATACGAACGCGGTCTTCACGACGAGATTCCGATCGTGACGACGACCGGATCGTTCGCCGTCGTTCGGGGCGGTGCGGGTGAGGCCGCACAGGGAATTTATAGCGGGACGCGCTACGTCCCGGGCCTCGAGACGGGTACCAACCCCGAGTTCGTCTCGGATTACGAGGACGAGTACGGCGCGCCACCTGACAACTTTTCTCGGGTCGGCTACGGTTCGATCATGATGGTCGCTCAGGGGATCCAGGCGGCTGGCTCTCGGAACCCCGATACAGTCAGAGCGGAACTGTCGGGAATGTCCTACGAGTCCATCTTCGGCGACGTAACCCTGCGCGAGTGCGACCAGCAGGCGACGAATCCGGTCTGGATGGCCGAGAACGTCGCACCGGACGACGGGGGCGACGTGGCCGACGTCGAGCTCCTGACCGAACTCGATGGGGACGAGGCTGCCCCGGATTGTGAGGACACCGGATGCGAGCTGTAG
- a CDS encoding proteasome assembly chaperone family protein — MVSESTATYERLAPLDAEDATLIEGLPGHGLVASIVVDLLKDQLDLAHCGNITSDAFPPVTTFDDGLVQDLVRVYGCGHPAVMTLQSDLTVPERAFEPLSRCVIDEVADDLRRAIFIAAAPATSEEQLGSVTGIATTEAVRDELDAADIPIADEHGVVGGVTGALVRGCYQADVPAALLVVRSHPQLPDPRSAKAVIENALEPLVEFEVDTTPLDEQAEEIQQRMQQIASQFQQAQQAAGGGEGDRSFRSQGSGMYQ, encoded by the coding sequence ATGGTTTCCGAATCCACCGCAACCTACGAGCGGCTCGCGCCGCTTGACGCCGAGGACGCGACGCTAATCGAGGGACTACCGGGCCACGGCCTGGTGGCCTCGATCGTCGTCGACCTGCTCAAGGATCAGCTCGATCTCGCCCACTGCGGGAACATCACGTCGGACGCGTTCCCGCCCGTCACCACGTTCGACGACGGGCTCGTTCAGGACCTCGTCAGGGTCTACGGCTGCGGCCACCCGGCCGTGATGACGCTGCAGAGCGACCTCACCGTGCCGGAGCGAGCGTTCGAACCGCTCAGTCGCTGCGTGATCGACGAGGTCGCAGACGACCTTCGCCGAGCCATCTTCATCGCCGCGGCGCCGGCTACGTCCGAAGAACAACTCGGCAGCGTCACCGGAATCGCGACGACGGAAGCCGTCCGCGACGAACTCGACGCGGCCGACATCCCGATCGCGGACGAGCACGGCGTCGTCGGCGGCGTCACCGGGGCGCTCGTCAGAGGCTGCTACCAGGCCGACGTCCCCGCCGCGCTGCTGGTCGTCCGATCACACCCGCAGTTACCGGACCCGCGCTCGGCGAAAGCGGTGATCGAGAACGCCCTCGAACCGCTCGTCGAGTTCGAAGTCGACACGACTCCGCTGGACGAGCAGGCCGAGGAGATCCAACAGCGCATGCAACAGATCGCGAGCCAGTTCCAGCAGGCCCAGCAAGCCGCTGGCGGCGGCGAAGGAGACCGAAGCTTCAGGTCACAGGGATCGGGAATGTATCAATAG
- a CDS encoding SPFH domain-containing protein, whose translation MTLLASATIAPLLTTSESFLIVGALVFVVVAVTLWSMVEFVDAYDREALTVFGEYRGLLEPGLNIIPPFVSRTYRFDMRTQTIDVPHQEAITRDNSPVTADAVVYIKVMDAKRAFLEVDDYMTAVSNLAQTTLRAVLGDMELDDTLSRREMINSRIREELDEPTDEWGIRVESVEVREVTPSRDVKGAMEKQTSAERTRRAMILEAQGERRSAVERAEGDKQSNIIRAQGEKQSQILEAQGDAISTVLRARSAESMGERAVIDKGMDALTEIGTGESTTFVLPQELTSMLGRYGKHLTGSDVAEGDGQLASLEFDDETRELIGLDDIAEIIGEIDAEADLDIEAMEEQAQAITEGEDIGPGPTADSDGES comes from the coding sequence ATGACACTTCTTGCGTCCGCAACCATCGCGCCGTTGCTGACGACGAGCGAGTCGTTTCTGATCGTCGGTGCGCTCGTCTTCGTCGTCGTCGCCGTCACGCTCTGGTCGATGGTCGAGTTCGTCGACGCCTACGACCGCGAGGCGCTGACCGTCTTCGGCGAGTACCGCGGCCTGCTCGAACCGGGGCTGAACATCATTCCGCCGTTCGTTTCGCGAACCTACCGGTTCGACATGCGAACCCAGACGATCGACGTCCCCCATCAGGAGGCGATCACGCGGGACAACTCGCCGGTGACCGCCGACGCCGTCGTCTACATCAAAGTGATGGACGCCAAACGGGCCTTCCTCGAGGTCGACGACTACATGACCGCCGTTTCGAACCTGGCCCAGACGACGCTCCGGGCCGTCCTCGGCGACATGGAACTCGACGACACGCTGAGCCGTCGGGAGATGATCAACTCGCGCATACGCGAGGAACTCGACGAGCCGACCGACGAGTGGGGCATCCGCGTCGAGAGCGTCGAGGTTCGGGAGGTCACGCCGTCGAGAGACGTCAAGGGCGCGATGGAGAAACAGACCTCCGCCGAGCGGACCCGGCGCGCGATGATCCTCGAAGCGCAGGGAGAACGACGAAGCGCCGTCGAGCGGGCGGAAGGTGACAAGCAGAGTAACATCATTCGCGCGCAGGGAGAAAAGCAGAGTCAAATCTTAGAAGCCCAGGGTGACGCCATCTCGACCGTCCTCCGGGCGCGCTCGGCCGAGTCGATGGGCGAACGCGCCGTCATCGACAAGGGGATGGACGCGCTGACCGAGATCGGCACCGGCGAGTCTACGACGTTCGTCTTACCGCAGGAACTAACCTCGATGCTCGGCCGCTACGGTAAGCACCTCACCGGTAGCGACGTCGCCGAGGGCGACGGTCAGCTAGCGAGCCTCGAATTCGACGACGAGACGCGCGAACTGATCGGCTTAGACGACATTGCCGAGATCATCGGCGAGATCGACGCGGAGGCCGACCTCGACATCGAAGCGATGGAAGAACAGGCCCAGGCGATCACCGAAGGCGAGGATATCGGTCCCGGTCCGACGGCCGATTCCGACGGTGAGTCCTAG